Part of the Sporomusa termitida genome, CCGGGTTGTGATCGACGGCGATCCCGTAACCGGTGTCCTACAGACCTTAGTTGGCGGCTACAAGCAGTTTGGCCGCGAAATCATTTGGCAAAAGCCGGCCACAATTAATGACCCCCACAAAATAACCGGTTACGTTGATGCCGCTTTAAAAAATTACTATGATAAGCGGCAGCTGGCGCGGCAAGCCGGCGTCAGCATTGCTGAACCTGTTGCCAAAAAGGCAGCCAATCCCGGCCGGGTCTATATTGCCCCCATGAAAGACAATCTGCCGGCTGCCTTGGCAGATGATTTTTGGTATATGCGTGAAGCGTTAATGGATGAATACCGCAAAACACTGCCTGATTGCCTGATTACCGCTGAAACCAGCACCGGCAACTGGCGGGAAGAGGCCGTTGCCGCCGGCTGCCAATGGATCATTGTGCCGGAGGTAACCGGGATTCGTTTAAAAGAGCAAAAAGATTCCTATCTGATTACCTTCCATCAAATCGTTCTTGATGCCAACACCGGTGCGGCCGTTGATGCGGCTATATTTTCCACACGGACCTACAACCTAACCCCCCTGGAAGCATTTATCCACACCTTTAGAGGCATTAATGCCCATCAGGCTACCTGGTTAAAGGAACGGTAATGAAGTAAATAAAGGCGGGCGTGCAACAGCACGCCCGCCTTTATTTACCGTTAACACGGAACAGTTTACCTGGAGTCCGGGGTCAGGTGCAGGTTTATATGAAGACCGACGGACCGGGGCTGCCATTCCTGGCCGGTATAGGCCAGCACGATTTCCACAGTGGCGAGCCCATCGGCGTTATAAGCGCCGGTGATACGTTGCAGGCCTTTTAATTCATAAATGCCATCATTATTAACGTCAACTGGTTCCAGCCGGCCAAAGGGAGTAACCATGGCCCGGGTCTGTTGCTTGAGGGTTCCTTTATGATCATAAAGCCCCAAACGCACATAATCGGCTTTACGTTCGCCGACATCCAGCGTTACCGCCGAACCGGCCCCGGCTTCATTATAAAGTTCGATTTTATAACCATCCTTAAATTGACCGGACACAAAAATTTTGCTGTTGTCCTGTTGATTAAAAATAACCGTATCCTTACTAATAAAGGTGACAACCCGGTTATCATACCAGCCTCCGCTGCCGCCGGTGGCGGCGGTAACCAGAACATCAGCCACATGATCCCCGGTAAAGTCGCCCAGGAATAAGCGGGCTTCATAGCCGCCCATTGATGCCAAATCGGTTTCAGTCCGGGTTTTAGCAGCCCCGTTCTCGACAATCAATTTAAAGGAATCGGCATAGCCAGAAGCAGTTGCCGGCTTCTGGCCGATCAGATAGACCCGGTCCGGCATTCCATCCCCGGTAATATCTTCGGCCTGTATATCCAGAACCTTAAACCCGGCCGGCAGCTGCCAATCAATCGCAAAGGCCGCGGCAGCCTCGCGGGTGGAGCCAAGGAGCCCGTCATTCCGGTTGCAACCCGGATTTGGCGTATAGCCAGTCTTATTTTGACCGGCCAAAGCCCCCACCGGCATGACTAATATACTTAATAGCAGCACAGCCGCGAGATAATGCTTGTTATCCATGGGTAAGCCCTCCTGGTCAATAACAATCAAGAATGCGTAATACCATTTAACCTGCAAACGTCAGCTCAGTCAAAAAGTAGCGGCCTTATAATTATCTTTTCTTAGCGTTTGTACAGGCAGCAAAACAGAAAAAACACTCCCCCGGCCGACTGTGCTTTCCGCCTGAACTTTGCCGCCATGAATTTCGGCAAGCTGTTTGACAATAGCCAAACCAAGACCTGTGCCGCCGCTTTTTCTGTCCCGTGATTTATCACCCCGGTAAAAATGGTCAAATAAATGCGGCAAATCAGTACTATCGATCCCCTGGCCGTTATCGGCAACAGTAACCCTTACCCAGTTCTGCTCTTCCAGCCTGATTTGAGCAGTGGCAATCGTTACCTGTCCCCCGGCCGCCGTATAACGAATGGCATTGGTGATCAGATTGTAAAAGATCTGGCAAATCCGGTCGGCATCAGCCATAATTGGCGGCAGCCCCGGCAGCAGATTCCGTTCAATGGTAACACCCTTGTCATCGGCAAGGGGTTTCAGCATATATACGGCTTGCTCCACAGTCTGATTAACACTAAGCTCTGTAACCTCCAGTGATAATTGACGGACTTCGGCCAGGGACAAATCTTTCAGGTCTTTGATCAGTCTTGATAGGCGAATCGCTTCTTCATGGAGGGAAGTCAGCTGTTTCCTGTTAGGCTCAATAATGCCGTCAATCATGCCTTCCAGGTGACCTTGGATAACAGCAAGCGGGGTGCGTAATTCATGAGCGATATTGGCTTGAAACTGTTGCCTTAACTTACTGTTATTATCCAAAGTTTCCGCCATGCTGTTGAAAACTACGGCCAGCCTGCCCACTTCATCGGTCGAGGGCACAGGTACTTTCTGGGCAAAATTCCCCCGTTCGATCTCCAGTGCGGCAGCACTTAATTTACGCAATGGCGTGGTAATGCTGAGGGCTAAGACATAACTCGCCCCCAGCCCGGCGACCAACAGGGCCACGCCGACCCAAATGAGGGACTGGTGGACTGATGTCAAAAAATTCTGTTCTAAATTGCCCATCATAACAGACTGACCCTCACTGCCTGCGCTCATATGACGGTGCATTTCGACCTGCTGAACAGTCACATACTCCTGAAATAAACCGGTCATTTGCATGTTTGCCAAATAGATGAGCGAAAACACAGTCATCGCCACCGCGAGAAACATCAGGCCTGTAATCCGGTAGATAATGCTATTCATGGGGGGTGCCTGCCATACGGTAGCCTACACCGTAAACGGTCTGGATATATACCGGTTCT contains:
- a CDS encoding sensor histidine kinase, whose amino-acid sequence is MNSIIYRITGLMFLAVAMTVFSLIYLANMQMTGLFQEYVTVQQVEMHRHMSAGSEGQSVMMGNLEQNFLTSVHQSLIWVGVALLVAGLGASYVLALSITTPLRKLSAAALEIERGNFAQKVPVPSTDEVGRLAVVFNSMAETLDNNSKLRQQFQANIAHELRTPLAVIQGHLEGMIDGIIEPNRKQLTSLHEEAIRLSRLIKDLKDLSLAEVRQLSLEVTELSVNQTVEQAVYMLKPLADDKGVTIERNLLPGLPPIMADADRICQIFYNLITNAIRYTAAGGQVTIATAQIRLEEQNWVRVTVADNGQGIDSTDLPHLFDHFYRGDKSRDRKSGGTGLGLAIVKQLAEIHGGKVQAESTVGRGSVFSVLLPVQTLRKDNYKAATF